In the genome of Thiorhodovibrio winogradskyi, the window CAGCCCGGTGTTGATTGGGGCGACCCCCGGGGTCAGGAATGTATCGACTGCCACATGACCAAGAATCCCGGTTTGTATTGGGGGTGGAATCACAGCCAGCACGGCCAGAACGGGGTTACTTATCTGGATTGCCATGAGGCGCAGAGAGACGACATCGACGCCTGGCGCCACGAGGATACCTTTGTCTCCATCGTGGTCACGCCCAAGGATTGCGCCAAGCGTCATCAAAAAGAGTTCGAGGAAATGGACGGCTCCCATCACGCCAAAGCTGGGCAGATTCTCTGCTCGCTCGACAACCTGCTCGGCTAGGTCATCGGCGGCCCGGCGGCGGTGAATGCCGGCTGCAAGCAATGCCATGGCGGGGAGTTGGAATTCATCACCGAGGGCAAACGCAAGGACAAGGGGCGGCCCAAACCGGGCAATTGGCCCAATACCGGCATCGGGCGCATCAATCCCGACGGCAGCCTGGGCGCCTGCACCGCCTGTCATGGGCGTCATCGGTTCAGCAAGGCGCAGGCGCGCACGCCGGATACCTGCGGCAAATGCCATGTCGACCCGGATCATCCTGGAAGAGATCTGCGTCGCCTGCCACGAAAGAAGCGTGATTGATGGCCACTACGCGCAGTTCGACAATGTGGTCGATCTCTACAACGACAAGTTCGCCAAGCCGATCGCGGCGGTCATGTCGGACTTGAAGGACAAGGGCTACATCACGCCAGCGCCATTTGATGAAAAGATCGAGTGGACCTGGTGGGAGATCTGGCACCACGAGGGTCGGCGCGCCCGCCATGGCGCCTCCATGAGCGGTCCCGACTACACCTGGTGGCACGGCATGTACGAAGTCGCCCAGCACACCTACTTCAAGTGGATTCCCGAGCTGAAGGACGTGGTGAGCAAAAAAGACGGCAATGACGCCTATGCGACCGCGCTGCTTGAGGAGCACTTCAAGCCCATTGAAGGCCACGATTGGTACTTCAACGGCATGAGCAAGGATCAGCTCGAAACCGTGCGCAAGGGCTTCGAGGCCAGGTACGGCGAGGGGTCGTTGAAATAGCCATTCGCTCATGCCAACCACCACGGTGGGAGCGGCTTCAGCCGCGAGCGCATCGCGGCAAAAGCCGCTCCCACTCCTAATAAACCCCATTTCCGCGGGACGCTGCCATGCACAAAAAACTTCGTGTGATTTCTCTCGGCAGTCTGCTGATGTTGAGCCTGGTCTCAGCCGCGACCGAAAGTATCACCGTGATGGTCGAGCAAGCCGAAACACAGCTTCAGCGCGGCGAGACCGAGGCCGCCATCGCCACGCTCAAGGGCGCAATCACGGCCGACCCCAGCTCGAGCCTCGCCCACACCCGACTCGGCGGTGCTTATCTGCTCAATCAGGACTACCGCGCTGCCGTCGATCAATTTCAACAGGCCATCAGCGCGGACAACCAGAATGCCAGCGCCTTCATCGGCCTTGGCATGGCCTACATCCATCTCAAACAGACCGGCCCCGCCAAGGCGGCGCTTGGCGAAGCCCGGCGCCTAAAGCCTAGCCAGCGCGCCGACATCGACGCGCTGCTCGGGCAAATCGAGCAGCGCGCTTCCGCCCATCATCCCTGAGCGGGTCGCGCCGGCGCCAATGCCCGCGCCCTTGCGCGAAAACGCAGTGAGATACGGGTGCCCCGAGCCAAGATGCCCGGTTGCCTGTTATCCAGCTCAGTTGCCGACTGAATGCACACTTCTCCTTCGAGACGGTTGGCGCGCTCGCGCATGATGCCGAGCGCTAGGGTCGCAGCCATCAGCAATCCCATGGTCAGTAACAAGGAAGCTCGCCAGGAGGTCGAAGTCAGAGGCATTTCAACAGTCCAGGCGACAAGGCATTCACGGCGTTCAATCGCTCAACCCATCCGCCGTGGTGAAAATCGTCGTTTTTTCGATTACCAGCGCAACAGCCATGGACCCATCAGCGCGCCTAGGCCGCCGGCCAGGGCGATGCCCAGACTGTACCAGAGGGCCACGAAAGCCGCCGAGAGTTCGATGCACGACAGGGCATAGGCCATGGCGCCGACGGCCCCGGCCAGCAGCCCGGCCGCCAAACCAGCCGCGCGTGCTTGGGTCGGGGCCAGGCCGCGCAGCGCCCAGAGCGCGCCGGCCAGGGTGGGCAGAGACAACAGGAGCACATTGACCGGACAGCGCGCCCAGGAGTGCCCCAGCAACGCGGCCAGGCGCTCGGAGGCGGGCGCGGCCAGCAACGTCGTCAGCCCGAGCAGAGCCATCAGGATGACAACGGCGACGATACTGATCACAGGCCCGCCGGTGCGCGCCACCGGTCGCGCCAGTCGCGTGGTGAGCCAGAGCGCGCCGCTGGCCAGTCCGCCGGCATAGGCGAGCTTGATCCAGGGGGCCGGCTCGGCCCACAGGCTGGCCGGGATCGGGCCGAGCAGCACCAGGGTCGCGGCGATGCTGGCCAGCCATCCAAAGGGCACGACCGCGCCGATGCGCCGGGCCGGGAGCGCACGCGGCGCGGGACCGGCCTCGGTGGCGAGCAGATCGATTAAGTGGCTGGTTTTCATGGGGTCTTCCTCACAAGATTCGAGAGTCGTTTCAGTCCGCGGTGCACCCGCACCTTGAGTGCCGCGACCGAGATGCCGCTGCGAAGGGAGGCCTCGTCCAGGGTCAAGCCCTCCAGCTTGGTCAGGGTGATCGCCTCGCGCTGGGCTTGCGGCAGCCTGCCAAGCAGGGTTGCCAGATCGCGCTGCACGGGGAATTCCTCCTCGACGGTTGTCAGCGTCCCTTCGGGGAGATCATCCAACCCCAGATGACGCGCGTCGCGGCGACCGCGCCGGCGCCACAGGTCAATCAGCTTATGCCGGGCGATGGCGAGCATCCAGCGGCTGACCGGCACCTTGGGATCGTAGGTGCCGCGTTGCAGGTGAATCGCCAGCAGCGTCTCCTGGAGCAAATCCTCGACCTCGTCCGGCAGCCCTTGCAGGCACCGGCGAAACCAGCCGCGCAGGCGCTTGGCGATCTGCTCCAGCGCTTGCCGATAAGCGGCCTCATCGCCGGTTTGCCCGCGATCCCACAACGGCCGCAGGGCGGCTTCGAAGGCATCGAGCGCATTGGCGGGGCTGTCGGCTGGGTGCTTGGGCATGTCTTTCGATGAAGGAAGTCGTTGGCGCGCCATCAAAGGTTACAAGGCGCGCGACAAGCGGTGGACATCTTTTTTCGACCCGCCCTGTAACCCTTCGCGCTCTGCCAGCGACTCGGTCAGTGAGGGCGCGATGCCGAGGCGGATCATCCGCGACCGCGGCACGCGACCCGACATCTGATCAACCAAAGAACGCTTGGAGTTTCTCATGAACAAAATCCTCATCACCACCGCCGCCGTCATGCTCACCACCTCCGTGCAGGCCGCCGACAGCCTGCGACAGTTCACCCGTGGCAATCCGGACAGTGACCACCGCGTCGGGTTCTTCCAGACCACGGCGCCGGCCTCCTCCGGTAGCGCAACGGCTTTGGATCACTATCAAGGCCTCGCCCAGGGCAACCCGGATTTGCTGAGCCTTGGCCAGGGTCGCTCGCCAACGCATGAACGCCCGGACATTTACGGGGTCTTCGGCGGCAGTCCTGATCTGGCCTATTGATCGGATCATTGATCTCATCGCAAGGCAACTTCAGACCCGTATCACTCTTCACCGGGCGGTCGCGCGCCGCCCGATGAAGGGCGGGCTTAACAGATCGCACTGAATACCCATTTTATCCGACCCAAGGAGATCATCATGGCAACAACTCTCTCGACAACTTCCAACTTAACACCCGCGCTGCGATTCGCGGACTTGGCGCCACATGCTCATTGGTTGCTGCGAATCGGCTTCGCCTCGGTGTTTCTGTTTCATGGTATCGGCAAGCTGATGGCGCCGACGCAATTTGCCGACATGATGGGACTGGCTTTGCCGGTTGCACTTGCCGTTGCCGTCGCTGAGGTAGCCGGTGGTCTGGGACTGCTCGCCGGCGCCATTCTGCGCCGGGATTGGATCACACGCCTGGGTGCGCTGGCGACGGTTCCGGTGCTCATCGGCGCCATTTCGATGGTGCACTGGGGCCAGTGGAGCTTTGTGGCTACTGCAAGCCATCCCATGGGAGGGATGGAGTTTCAGGTCAGCTTGCTGTTGATGGCGCTCTATTTTGTTGTTCGCGGCAACACCGATGCACGCTGATCGGTCAGGCTGACCAGGACTGACCAAGCCTGTTGGCACAGTGTCTTGACTTGCCTTTCTCCCCAGGCGGGCCCCTTCAGGGCTCACCTTCGATCAATCTGATCATTTCTCCGCCAGATGATTATGCGTGCGTGGGTTTTGCAGTCCGCCAGTCTGATCAGCACGCTGATCCCTCGGCGCTCGCGTGCCAGACCGAGGCGGAATACGACATGCCCAGCCCCCAGTCCGGGTTACCGAACCAGGCCACGGTATCCTCAGATATTGGCGAATTTCTTGGTGCCGGCCATCCAGAAGAGGGGCGCGAGGTACAGGCGCAAGGCCAGCGGGCCGAGAAAATCCAGCGCGCGGGTGATATCGAGCAGGTCTTGCAAACGTCGGGCCATGGTTAGCATGGGGACTCTCCCTAAGGGTGTCTGGGTGTTTGGGTGATCAGGATGTCAGGTCTGTCGGAAAAGACCGCTTAGCGCGAAGGTTTCTTTCGCCGGCCATTTGACAGGAGTCTTTTTGAAGCCCGAGGATTCACGCGACGCGTGCTGCTGGTGTTGGCTGCATTGTATGCACCCCGGCTGAAAGATTTCGCCGGCGCTGGCGGTCTTTATCCATCAGCCCGGCGCGTTTGAGACAGTGCCAGCCGGGAAGCAGCCAACCCGGAGCGCACCAAGCGAAACCCCAACAGAGGCTACTGATGATCCGACGCGACGCACCCACACAGTCACCGGCCCCTGCGGGGAATCCCCAGGCGGAGCTGCAAGCCTGGCATCAGACGCTCCTCGACCGCCGCGCCTTCCTCGCCCGCTGCGCCGGGGTGACGGTCGCCGGGCTGTTCGCGCCTCTGCTGGCGCGAGCCGCCACGGGGTCAGCCGCTCAAGGAACATCCTCTCAGCCAGCCAAAGCGCTCAGCGAAGCCGAGCAGTTGGCGCTGATCGACGCCGTGCAGCAGCATCTGTTCCCCTCAGAATCCGAAGAGCCCGGCGCGCGCGAGATCAACGCCCTGCCCTTCCTGCGCTTCGTACTGAAAGATGCCAAGACCGACTCCGATGAGCCGGCCTTTATCCTGAATGGCGCCGGCTGGTTGGAGGACCTGAGCCGGCAACGCACCAGCCAGTCCTTCCTCGCCCTCGACAGCGCCGCGCGTGAGTCCCTGTTGCGCGAGACCGCCGCCAGCGAGGCCGGCGAGAATTGGCTGTCCACCCTGCTGTTGTATCTCATGGAAGCCCTGCTGACCGATCCGGCCTATGGCGGCAATCCCGATGGCATTGGCTGGCGCTGGTTGGAGCATATCCCCGGCTATCCGCGCCCGGATGCCGCGACCATCTACCCGAGGCTACCGCGATGACCGCAAGCAACACCGACACCGATTGCGATGTCTGCATCATCGGCAGTGGCGCCGGCGGCTCGCCCGTGGCCTGGCGGCTGGCCAAGGCCGGTCAGTCCGTGATCGTGCTGGAGAAAGGCCCCTGGCTTGAGGATCAACACTTTCGCAAGGATGAACTGGCCTGCTGCCGACGTGCGGTCTACACCCCCGAGAAGCGCCTGGAGCCCCACGTGGTCGAGGACCGCGACGCCGATGGCGCCTGGGTGGCCAAGTCCACCGCCGAGTCCGGCTGGGACTTCTGGAACGGCAACCTGGTCGGCGGCTCCAGCAATTTGATGAGCGGCTTTTTTCATCGGCTCAAGCCGGTGGATTTTCGCCAACTGGAGGAACTTGGCCCAATCGCGGGCGCCAACCGTGCCAACTGGCCGATCGGCTATGCCGATCTTGAACCCTATTACGATCAGGTCGAGCGCTTGGTCGGTATCTCCGGGGCGGTGACCGAGCATCCGAACCTGGAGCCGCGCTCCAGCGCCGATTTTCCCTATCCACCGACACTGGAACATCCGGTGTCGGCCTGGATCGACGACGCCTGCGAACGCCTCGGCTATCACGCGCTGCGGGTGCCGCGCGCCATTCTATCGCGTGGGGCGCTGGGCCGGCGTGCCTGCGAGTATTCCGGCTATTGCGGCAGCTTTGGTTGTTCCAGCGGCGCCAAGGGCGGGGCGCGCGCGGCCTGGCTGACCCCGGCGCTGGCCACAGGGCGCTGCGATATCCGCCCCCGCGCCCAGGTGCTGCGGTTGTTGAGTGATGCGCGCGGCCGGGTGACCACCGCCGAATACGCCGATGCCGAGGGCAAGGTCCGACAAATCACTGCCAAGCGTTTTGTGGTGGCTTGCCAGGCGGTGGAGACCAGCCGCCTGTTGCTCAACTCCCCGGGGCCGAAGTTTCCCAATGGTCTGGCCAACAACTCCGGTCAGGTCGGGCGCAACCTGCTGTTCTCCGCCGGCGGCTCCGGCTCGGGCGATTTGGAATACGCCGCCCTGGGCGCGGAGCGCGCGGTGGCGCTCAAGACCATGGGACCTTTCGTCAATCGCGCCCTGGATGACTGGTATCTAATCGAGGACAAGGGCTTCGCGGGCGCGGGGAACGAGCACCGGTACAAAGGCGGCATTGTCGAGTTCCTGCTCGCCCATCCCAATCCCACCGGTCTGGCCAATCGTGCTAAGTGGCGCAATGGCGAACTGGTCTGGGGCTTGCCACTGAAGCGCCGCTTGGAACAGTGGTTTCGCACCGACCGCACCCTGCGTTTCGAGGTGTTCTGCGACTGGCTGCCAACCGATGATTGCTTTGTCAGTCTGGACCCCAAGGTCAAAGACCGCTGGGGCCAACCGGTGGCGCGCATCCGCATCGGCCATCACCCCCATGATCTGCAAGTCGGGCGTTATCTGGCCGACAAAGCCGAGCGGGTCCTGAAGGAACTGGGCGCGGCGCGGGTGCGCTCCAGCATCAGCGGTGCGCCACCGCCCAATCTGATGGCCGGCGGTTGTCGCTTTGGGACTGATCCCAAGACCTCGGTGCTGGACGCCGACTGTCGCGCCCATGAGGTCGAGAATCTCTTCGTCACCGACGGCAGCTTCATGCCCACCGGCGGCAGCGTGCCCTATACCTGGACCATCTATGCCAATGCGCTGCGGGTGGCGGAGGGGATGTTGGGATGAGCGAGATCGACACGGGCATGATGGCCCACAGTATTCAACTGGCGGTGGCGCCGGTGTTCCTGCTGACCGGCATCGGCGCCTTGCTCGGGGTCATCGACGGGCGCATCGCGCGCGTCAGTGATGACTGCTTGCCTCTGGTGGCTGTGCAGGATCCACTCACCTTGGCGCCGCATTCGGAGCCCGAGCCGGATCTGATGCTGCTGCGCCCGCGCGATGATTTTTATGAGGGCGCGAATCCGACGCCCGCCGATA includes:
- a CDS encoding DoxX family protein, whose amino-acid sequence is MATTLSTTSNLTPALRFADLAPHAHWLLRIGFASVFLFHGIGKLMAPTQFADMMGLALPVALAVAVAEVAGGLGLLAGAILRRDWITRLGALATVPVLIGAISMVHWGQWSFVATASHPMGGMEFQVSLLLMALYFVVRGNTDAR
- a CDS encoding DUF1109 domain-containing protein gives rise to the protein MKTSHLIDLLATEAGPAPRALPARRIGAVVPFGWLASIAATLVLLGPIPASLWAEPAPWIKLAYAGGLASGALWLTTRLARPVARTGGPVISIVAVVILMALLGLTTLLAAPASERLAALLGHSWARCPVNVLLLSLPTLAGALWALRGLAPTQARAAGLAAGLLAGAVGAMAYALSCIELSAAFVALWYSLGIALAGGLGALMGPWLLRW
- a CDS encoding tetratricopeptide repeat protein, which gives rise to MHKKLRVISLGSLLMLSLVSAATESITVMVEQAETQLQRGETEAAIATLKGAITADPSSSLAHTRLGGAYLLNQDYRAAVDQFQQAISADNQNASAFIGLGMAYIHLKQTGPAKAALGEARRLKPSQRADIDALLGQIEQRASAHHP
- a CDS encoding sigma-70 family RNA polymerase sigma factor, with amino-acid sequence MPKHPADSPANALDAFEAALRPLWDRGQTGDEAAYRQALEQIAKRLRGWFRRCLQGLPDEVEDLLQETLLAIHLQRGTYDPKVPVSRWMLAIARHKLIDLWRRRGRRDARHLGLDDLPEGTLTTVEEEFPVQRDLATLLGRLPQAQREAITLTKLEGLTLDEASLRSGISVAALKVRVHRGLKRLSNLVRKTP
- a CDS encoding Uma2 family endonuclease; this encodes MSEIDTGMMAHSIQLAVAPVFLLTGIGALLGVIDGRIARVSDDCLPLVAVQDPLTLAPHSEPEPDLMLLRPRDDFYEGANPTPADTLLVIEICDSSLRYDREVKVPLYAAQGVPEVWLVDLQHRRLELYREASADGYRLMLRPAPGEVVAPVLLPDVRLRVDELW
- a CDS encoding GMC family oxidoreductase, which codes for MTASNTDTDCDVCIIGSGAGGSPVAWRLAKAGQSVIVLEKGPWLEDQHFRKDELACCRRAVYTPEKRLEPHVVEDRDADGAWVAKSTAESGWDFWNGNLVGGSSNLMSGFFHRLKPVDFRQLEELGPIAGANRANWPIGYADLEPYYDQVERLVGISGAVTEHPNLEPRSSADFPYPPTLEHPVSAWIDDACERLGYHALRVPRAILSRGALGRRACEYSGYCGSFGCSSGAKGGARAAWLTPALATGRCDIRPRAQVLRLLSDARGRVTTAEYADAEGKVRQITAKRFVVACQAVETSRLLLNSPGPKFPNGLANNSGQVGRNLLFSAGGSGSGDLEYAALGAERAVALKTMGPFVNRALDDWYLIEDKGFAGAGNEHRYKGGIVEFLLAHPNPTGLANRAKWRNGELVWGLPLKRRLEQWFRTDRTLRFEVFCDWLPTDDCFVSLDPKVKDRWGQPVARIRIGHHPHDLQVGRYLADKAERVLKELGAARVRSSISGAPPPNLMAGGCRFGTDPKTSVLDADCRAHEVENLFVTDGSFMPTGGSVPYTWTIYANALRVAEGMLG
- a CDS encoding cytochrome c3 family protein translates to MNAGCKQCHGGELEFITEGKRKDKGRPKPGNWPNTGIGRINPDGSLGACTACHGRHRFSKAQARTPDTCGKCHVDPDHPGRDLRRLPRKKRD
- a CDS encoding gluconate 2-dehydrogenase subunit 3 family protein, which produces MIRRDAPTQSPAPAGNPQAELQAWHQTLLDRRAFLARCAGVTVAGLFAPLLARAATGSAAQGTSSQPAKALSEAEQLALIDAVQQHLFPSESEEPGAREINALPFLRFVLKDAKTDSDEPAFILNGAGWLEDLSRQRTSQSFLALDSAARESLLRETAASEAGENWLSTLLLYLMEALLTDPAYGGNPDGIGWRWLEHIPGYPRPDAATIYPRLPR